In Streptomyces longhuiensis, the following proteins share a genomic window:
- a CDS encoding NADH-quinone oxidoreductase subunit M: MSFPLLTATAVLPAVGAIATAAVPAARRTAAKWLALLVSVATLVLAAVVLVRFEPGGDRYQLTESHSWIKDFGVRYELGVDGIAVALIALTALLIPFVILAGWHDADPQETGSSRWRPTQGFFALILGVEAMVIISFEATDVFLFYIFFEAMLIPMYFLIGGFGDRAHSGSDENAAAQRSYAAVKFLLYNLVGGLIMLAAVIGLYVVAGNFSLQEIAAARANGSLHMATSTERWLFLGFFFAFAVKAPLWPLHTWLPNAMGEATAPVAVLITAVVDKVGTFAMLRFCLQLFPEASKWATPVILVLALISIVYGALLAVGQRDIKRLVAYASISHFGFIVLGIFAMTSQGQSGATLYMVNHGISTAALMLVAGFLISRRGSRLIADYGGVQKVAPVLAGTFLIGGLATLSLPGLAPFVSEFLVLVGTFSRYPVIGIIATFGIVLAALYTLVLYQRTMTGPVKPEVSALPDLRVRELAVVVPLIAALIFLGVYPKPVTDLVNPAVKQTLSDVHKKDPKPAVEAAK; the protein is encoded by the coding sequence ATGTCCTTTCCTCTGCTGACAGCGACGGCGGTGCTCCCCGCCGTGGGAGCCATCGCCACGGCTGCCGTCCCGGCCGCGCGGCGCACGGCGGCGAAGTGGCTCGCGCTGCTCGTCTCGGTCGCCACGCTCGTGCTGGCCGCGGTCGTGCTCGTGCGCTTCGAGCCCGGCGGCGACCGCTACCAGCTCACCGAATCGCACTCCTGGATCAAGGACTTCGGGGTGCGGTACGAGCTGGGCGTGGACGGCATCGCGGTGGCGCTCATCGCGCTCACCGCCCTCCTGATCCCGTTCGTGATCCTCGCGGGCTGGCACGACGCCGACCCGCAGGAGACGGGGAGTTCGAGGTGGCGGCCGACGCAGGGCTTCTTCGCCCTGATCCTCGGCGTCGAGGCGATGGTGATCATCTCCTTCGAGGCCACCGACGTCTTCCTCTTCTACATCTTCTTCGAAGCCATGCTCATCCCGATGTACTTCCTCATCGGCGGCTTCGGGGACCGCGCCCACTCGGGCAGCGACGAGAACGCGGCGGCCCAACGCTCCTACGCCGCCGTGAAGTTCCTCCTCTACAACCTCGTCGGCGGCCTCATCATGCTGGCGGCCGTGATCGGTCTCTACGTGGTGGCGGGGAACTTCTCGCTCCAGGAGATCGCGGCCGCGCGGGCGAACGGTTCGCTGCACATGGCGACCAGCACCGAGCGCTGGCTCTTCCTCGGCTTCTTCTTCGCCTTCGCGGTGAAGGCGCCGCTGTGGCCGCTGCACACCTGGCTGCCGAACGCGATGGGGGAGGCCACCGCCCCGGTCGCCGTCCTGATCACGGCGGTGGTCGACAAGGTCGGCACGTTCGCGATGCTCCGCTTCTGCCTCCAGCTCTTCCCGGAGGCCTCGAAGTGGGCGACGCCGGTCATCCTCGTACTGGCCCTCATCAGCATCGTCTACGGCGCCCTGCTCGCGGTCGGCCAGCGGGACATCAAGCGCCTGGTGGCGTACGCGTCGATCTCGCACTTCGGGTTCATCGTCCTCGGCATCTTCGCGATGACGAGCCAGGGCCAGTCGGGCGCGACGCTCTACATGGTCAACCACGGGATCTCGACGGCCGCCCTGATGCTGGTGGCGGGCTTTCTGATCTCGCGCCGCGGCTCGCGCCTGATCGCGGACTACGGAGGCGTGCAGAAGGTCGCCCCGGTGCTCGCCGGCACGTTCCTGATCGGCGGCCTCGCGACCCTCTCGCTGCCGGGCCTCGCGCCCTTCGTGAGTGAGTTCCTGGTCCTGGTCGGCACGTTCTCGCGGTACCCGGTGATCGGGATCATCGCGACCTTCGGCATCGTGCTCGCCGCGCTCTACACGCTCGTCCTCTACCAGCGGACGATGACGGGCCCGGTGAAGCCGGAGGTCTCGGCCCTGCCGGACCTGCGGGTGCGTGAACTCGCGGTGGTCGTCCCGCTGATCGCCGCGCTGATCTTCCTGGGCGTCTACCCGAAGCCGGTCACCGACCTGGTGAACCCGGCGGTCAAGCAGACCCTGTCCGACGTACACAAGAAGGACCCGAAGCCAGCGGTGGAGGCGGCCAAGTGA
- a CDS encoding FAD-dependent oxidoreductase: MIHPVAVIGAGPYGLSTAAHLRARGIPVRVFGDPMVSWRSHMPAGMLLKSVPSASNIDAPQRGHDLVDYCDAAGIPRLVTDEDIVPVETFVAYGDWFQQKLVPDLERVRVVSVDRRGHENFEVKLDSGEQFTARAVVVATGLSGLDHLPRELAAAAPDGPAPTGPVSHSSQHHDLSRFSGRELIVVGAGQSALETAALAAEAGASVRIVARGKGSVRFGAPPWGQPKLRPETPFGRAWSLYALTYYPHPYRHLPPQARHFLVRRVLGPLGAWWLRERFEDKVRVREVESIVGSAAADGGARLTVRAPGGRHEELTADHVIAATGYRVDLAAMDFLGDGLRTRTAASRGTPRLGAGYVSSVPGLYFTGMLGGSSFGPVMRFVCGTEFASPRLAKHLAEAHA, from the coding sequence GTGATTCATCCGGTAGCTGTCATCGGAGCGGGCCCGTACGGCCTGTCGACCGCCGCCCATCTGCGGGCGCGCGGCATTCCGGTACGCGTCTTCGGCGACCCCATGGTGAGCTGGCGCTCGCACATGCCCGCGGGCATGCTCCTGAAGTCCGTGCCGTCCGCCTCCAACATCGACGCCCCGCAGCGCGGCCACGACCTCGTCGACTACTGCGACGCCGCCGGGATCCCGCGCCTGGTGACGGACGAGGACATCGTCCCCGTCGAGACGTTCGTCGCCTACGGGGACTGGTTCCAGCAGAAGCTCGTGCCCGACCTGGAGCGGGTCAGGGTCGTGTCGGTCGACCGGCGCGGACACGAGAACTTCGAGGTCAAGCTGGACTCCGGGGAGCAGTTCACGGCCCGTGCGGTCGTCGTCGCCACCGGCCTTTCGGGCCTCGACCACCTGCCGCGCGAGCTCGCCGCGGCGGCGCCCGACGGGCCCGCCCCCACAGGTCCCGTCTCCCACAGCTCGCAGCACCATGACCTGTCCCGGTTCTCCGGCAGGGAACTCATCGTGGTCGGCGCCGGACAGTCCGCCCTGGAGACCGCCGCGCTCGCCGCGGAGGCCGGGGCGAGCGTACGGATCGTGGCGCGCGGCAAGGGTTCCGTGCGGTTCGGCGCGCCGCCGTGGGGCCAGCCGAAGCTGCGCCCCGAGACACCGTTCGGCCGGGCCTGGTCGCTGTACGCGCTGACGTACTACCCCCACCCGTACCGCCATCTCCCGCCGCAGGCACGGCACTTCCTCGTCCGACGGGTGCTCGGGCCGCTCGGGGCGTGGTGGCTGCGCGAGCGGTTCGAGGACAAGGTGCGGGTGCGCGAGGTGGAGAGCATCGTGGGGTCAGCCGCGGCGGACGGGGGCGCGCGGCTCACCGTGCGGGCGCCCGGCGGGCGCCACGAGGAGCTGACCGCGGACCATGTCATCGCCGCGACGGGCTACCGCGTCGACCTCGCCGCGATGGACTTCCTCGGCGACGGCCTGCGGACCCGGACGGCCGCCAGCCGGGGCACCCCCAGGCTGGGCGCCGGCTATGTGTCCTCGGTGCCGGGGCTCTACTTCACGGGCATGCTGGGCGGGTCGTCGTTCGGGCCGGTGATGCGGTTCGTGTGCGGCACCGAGTTCGCCTCGCCGCGGCTGGCGAAGCACCTCGCGGAGGCCCACGCGTGA
- the fahA gene encoding fumarylacetoacetase — MSEQTPLTPLDLPEGDPFGPHNLPYGVFSLPGDAVEARRVGVRLGSYVLDAGAAAAALGSPYVSLLARPTLNPLMAAGRTAWSDVRRALTAWVTVPAHRETVRPLLHPLSEVTLHLPFEVADYVDFYASENHARNLGRMFRPDEEPLKPNWKHLPVGYHGRAGTVVVSGTDVVRPSGQRKPPADPAPVFGPSVRLDIETELGFVVGTPSAQGTPVPLSAYRDHVFGLCLLNDWSARDIQSWETVPLGPHLGKSFATSVSAWITPLDALDEARVAPPERTYPLLPYLDDSAPSADGIADEPGGYDLHITVTLNGHVISETSSASLYWTAAQMLAHMTVAGASLRTGDLYGSGTISGASENARGSLIEITWNGRDPIELPDGKRTFLENDDVVTMTAWAPGPNNTRVGLGEVTGRIVAGAAV, encoded by the coding sequence ATGTCCGAGCAGACCCCGCTCACCCCCCTCGACCTCCCCGAAGGCGACCCCTTCGGACCGCACAACCTCCCGTACGGAGTGTTCTCCCTGCCGGGGGACGCCGTGGAAGCGCGCCGGGTCGGCGTGCGCCTCGGCTCGTACGTGCTGGACGCGGGCGCCGCGGCGGCAGCGCTCGGCTCGCCCTACGTCTCCCTGCTCGCCCGTCCCACCCTGAACCCGCTCATGGCGGCGGGCCGCACCGCCTGGTCGGACGTGCGCCGCGCGCTCACCGCCTGGGTCACGGTCCCGGCCCACCGCGAGACCGTACGGCCCCTGCTGCACCCCCTCAGCGAGGTCACCCTGCACCTCCCCTTCGAGGTCGCGGACTACGTCGACTTCTACGCCTCCGAGAACCACGCCCGGAACCTGGGCCGCATGTTCCGCCCGGACGAGGAGCCGCTGAAGCCCAACTGGAAGCATCTGCCGGTGGGTTATCACGGCCGTGCCGGGACGGTCGTGGTCTCGGGCACGGACGTGGTCCGCCCCTCGGGCCAGCGGAAGCCCCCGGCCGACCCGGCGCCCGTCTTCGGCCCCTCGGTGCGACTCGACATCGAGACGGAGCTCGGCTTCGTCGTCGGGACGCCGTCCGCACAGGGCACTCCGGTGCCGCTGTCCGCGTACCGCGACCACGTGTTCGGGCTCTGCCTCCTCAACGACTGGTCGGCGCGCGACATCCAGTCCTGGGAGACCGTGCCGCTCGGCCCGCACCTCGGCAAGTCGTTCGCCACGTCGGTCTCGGCCTGGATCACCCCGCTGGACGCGCTGGACGAGGCGCGCGTGGCGCCCCCGGAGCGCACATACCCGCTGCTGCCGTACCTGGACGACTCGGCGCCCTCCGCCGACGGCATCGCGGACGAGCCCGGCGGCTACGACCTGCACATCACCGTCACCCTCAACGGCCATGTCATCTCCGAGACCTCCTCCGCCTCCCTCTACTGGACGGCGGCGCAGATGCTGGCTCATATGACGGTGGCCGGCGCCTCCCTGCGCACGGGCGACCTGTACGGCTCCGGCACGATCAGCGGCGCCTCGGAGAACGCGCGCGGCTCCCTCATCGAGATCACCTGGAACGGCCGCGACCCCATCGAACTTCCCGACGGCAAGCGGACGTTCCTCGAGAACGACGACGTGGTCACGATGACGGCATGGGCCCCCGGCCCGAACAACACCCGCGTGGGCCTCGGCGAGGTGACGGGGCGGATCGTGGCGGGCGCCGCGGTGTGA
- the nuoN gene encoding NADH-quinone oxidoreductase subunit NuoN yields MSAAAVHSLWTTAATSPLKEQISKIDAPKIEYGQLSPTLIVIGAAVLGVLVEAFVPRKSRYYVQVFLAVVALAAAFAAVVGLAAGGYGTTKAHIAAMGAIAVDGPALFLQGVILLTGLVAIFTFAERRLDPEAHGNRVDSFAAQASSVPGSDSEKAAVKAGFTTTEVFPLALFAIGGMLVFPSANDLLTLFIALEVFSLPLYLLCAVARRKRLMSQEAAVKYFLLGAFASAFTLFGIALLYGYAGSVSYATIADVVDGSIQNIDPALADTMGNDALLLIGVAMVVMGLLFKVGAVPFHMWTPDVYQGAPTPVTGFMAAATKVAAFGALLRLLYVVLPGLRWDWRPVMWAIAIITMLGGAIVAITQTDIKRLLAYSSIAHAGFILAGVIATTPDGISAVLFYLGAYSFVTVGAFAVVTLVRDAGGEATHLSKWAGLGRRSPLVAAVFAVFLLAFAGIPLTSGFAGKFAVFKAAAEGGAGALVVVGVISSAIAAFFYIRVIVLMFFSEPKADGPTVAVPSPLTMTTIAVGVAVTVVLGLAPQYFLDLANQASVFVR; encoded by the coding sequence GTGAGCGCAGCAGCCGTCCACAGCCTGTGGACAACGGCGGCCACGTCGCCGCTCAAGGAACAAATCTCGAAGATCGACGCGCCGAAGATCGAATACGGCCAATTGTCGCCCACCCTGATCGTCATCGGTGCGGCGGTCCTCGGGGTCCTTGTCGAGGCGTTCGTGCCGCGCAAGTCCCGCTACTACGTCCAGGTGTTCCTCGCCGTCGTCGCCCTGGCCGCCGCGTTCGCCGCGGTGGTCGGGCTCGCGGCCGGCGGGTACGGCACCACGAAGGCGCACATCGCGGCCATGGGCGCGATCGCCGTCGACGGCCCGGCCCTGTTCCTCCAGGGCGTGATCCTGCTGACCGGCCTCGTCGCGATCTTCACCTTCGCCGAGCGCCGCCTGGACCCGGAGGCACACGGCAACCGCGTCGACTCGTTCGCCGCGCAGGCCTCGTCCGTGCCCGGCAGCGACAGCGAGAAGGCCGCTGTGAAGGCCGGGTTCACCACCACCGAGGTGTTCCCGCTCGCGCTCTTCGCGATCGGCGGCATGCTGGTCTTCCCCTCGGCGAACGACCTGCTGACGCTGTTCATCGCCCTGGAAGTCTTCTCCCTGCCGCTCTACCTCCTGTGCGCCGTGGCCCGCCGCAAGCGGCTCATGTCGCAGGAGGCGGCGGTCAAGTACTTCCTCCTCGGAGCCTTCGCCTCGGCGTTCACCCTGTTCGGCATCGCCCTCCTTTACGGGTACGCGGGCTCGGTGTCGTACGCGACGATCGCCGACGTCGTCGACGGATCGATCCAGAACATCGACCCGGCGCTCGCCGACACCATGGGGAACGACGCGCTGCTGCTCATCGGCGTCGCCATGGTCGTCATGGGCCTGCTGTTCAAGGTCGGCGCGGTGCCGTTCCACATGTGGACCCCGGACGTCTACCAGGGCGCGCCCACGCCGGTCACGGGCTTCATGGCGGCCGCCACGAAGGTCGCCGCCTTCGGTGCTCTCCTGCGGCTCCTGTACGTCGTCCTGCCCGGCCTGCGCTGGGACTGGCGGCCGGTCATGTGGGCCATCGCGATCATCACGATGCTGGGCGGCGCGATCGTCGCGATCACCCAGACCGACATCAAGCGGCTCCTCGCGTACTCGTCGATCGCGCACGCCGGATTCATCCTCGCCGGTGTCATCGCCACGACGCCCGACGGCATCTCGGCCGTGCTCTTCTATCTGGGCGCGTACTCGTTCGTGACCGTCGGCGCGTTCGCCGTGGTGACGCTGGTCAGGGACGCGGGCGGCGAGGCCACGCACCTGTCGAAGTGGGCGGGGCTCGGGCGCCGCTCGCCACTGGTCGCGGCCGTCTTCGCGGTGTTCCTGCTCGCCTTCGCCGGCATCCCGCTGACCTCGGGCTTCGCCGGAAAGTTCGCCGTGTTCAAGGCGGCGGCGGAGGGTGGCGCCGGCGCGCTCGTCGTGGTCGGTGTGATCTCGTCGGCCATCGCGGCGTTCTTCTACATCCGTGTGATCGTGCTCATGTTCTTCAGCGAGCCGAAGGCGGACGGCCCGACGGTCGCCGTGCCCTCGCCGCTCACCATGACCACGATCGCGGTGGGTGTGGCGGTCACGGTGGTGCTGGGCCTCGCGCCGCAGTACTTCCTGGACCTGGCGAACCAGGCGAGCGTGTTCGTGCGGTAA
- a CDS encoding ATP-grasp domain-containing protein, with translation MPFEVDRDVPGLIVKFGDYPLHHGGVGAIRSLGRLGVPMYAITEDRYTPAASSRYLRRAFPWRTTGAEEPERLVAGMLRVARRIGRPTVLIPTDEEAAVLIAEHQQELADGGKFLFPRVERDLPRRLASKQGLHELCVEHGVTSPAAAFPESYADIEEFAASARFPVVAKNREAFTRRKQPAVNGTTRIATPEGLIELARDWGEPPGVILQEYLPREQAEDWIVHAYFDADSTPLALFTGVKVRSWPPHAGMTANAYVVDNPELADLAARFIKQIGFTGVIDLDLRFDRRDGQYKLLDFNPRMGAQFRLFESESGIDVVRAMHLDLTGRAVPEGEQRAGHRYVVENIDLPALIAYRRSGYTTPHAPARATGTELAWLATDDLRPLFTMLARFVGPGARHLHQLWRTNRRGSGTTKAKAKARTMP, from the coding sequence GTGCCGTTCGAAGTCGACCGCGACGTGCCGGGCCTGATCGTGAAGTTCGGCGACTATCCGCTGCACCACGGAGGAGTGGGAGCGATCCGCAGCCTCGGGCGCCTCGGCGTGCCCATGTACGCGATCACGGAGGACCGTTACACGCCCGCGGCGTCCTCGCGCTATCTGCGCCGGGCCTTTCCCTGGCGGACCACCGGGGCCGAGGAGCCGGAGCGGCTCGTCGCGGGCATGCTGCGCGTCGCGCGCCGGATCGGCAGGCCGACGGTCCTGATCCCGACCGACGAGGAGGCGGCCGTCCTCATCGCGGAGCACCAGCAGGAGCTGGCCGACGGCGGGAAGTTCCTGTTCCCGCGCGTCGAGCGGGACCTGCCACGCCGGCTCGCCAGCAAGCAGGGGCTGCACGAACTGTGTGTGGAGCACGGTGTCACGTCGCCGGCGGCGGCGTTCCCCGAGTCGTACGCCGACATCGAGGAGTTCGCCGCGTCGGCCCGCTTCCCGGTGGTCGCCAAGAACCGTGAGGCGTTCACCCGCCGCAAACAGCCCGCGGTGAACGGGACGACGAGGATCGCGACCCCCGAGGGCCTGATCGAACTCGCCCGCGACTGGGGCGAGCCGCCCGGCGTGATCCTCCAGGAGTATCTGCCGAGGGAGCAGGCCGAGGACTGGATCGTGCACGCGTACTTCGACGCGGACTCGACACCGCTGGCCCTCTTCACCGGCGTCAAGGTGCGCTCCTGGCCGCCGCACGCGGGCATGACGGCGAACGCGTACGTCGTCGACAACCCGGAACTCGCGGACCTCGCCGCGCGTTTCATCAAACAGATCGGCTTCACCGGCGTCATCGACCTGGACCTGCGCTTCGACCGGCGCGACGGCCAGTACAAGCTCCTCGACTTCAATCCGCGCATGGGCGCCCAGTTCCGGCTCTTCGAGAGCGAGTCCGGGATCGACGTCGTCCGTGCCATGCATCTCGACCTGACCGGCCGCGCCGTCCCGGAGGGGGAACAGCGAGCGGGCCACCGGTACGTGGTGGAGAACATCGACTTACCCGCCCTCATCGCCTACCGCCGCAGCGGTTACACGACCCCGCACGCACCGGCCCGCGCCACGGGCACGGAGCTCGCGTGGCTCGCCACCGACGACCTGCGGCCCCTGTTCACGATGCTCGCCCGCTTCGTGGGCCCGGGAGCCCGCCACCTCCATCAGCTGTGGCGGACCAACCGCCGCGGCAGCGGCACGACGAAGGCCAAGGCCAAGGCCAGGACCATGCCATAG
- the recQ gene encoding DNA helicase RecQ, giving the protein MSEVTEPGVATAMRGGALETLHRVFGYDAFRGEQEAIIDHVVDGGDAVVLMPTGGGKSLCYQIPALVRAGTGVVISPLIALMQDQVDALRALGVRAGFMNSTQDFDERRTVEAEFLAGELDVIYLAPERLRLDSTLDLLSRGRISVFAIDEAHCVAQWGHDFRPDYLALSVLGRRWPDVPRIALTATATHATHQEITQRLGMPDAKHFVASFDRPNIQYRIVPKADPKKQLLTFLKQEHEGDAGIVYCLSRKSVEATAEFLSRNGIEAVPYHAGLDAGTRAAHQSRFLREEGLVVCATIAFGMGIDKPDVRFVAHLDLPKSVEGYYQETGRAGRDGLASTAWMAYGLQDVVQQRKLINMGEGDEAFRRRAGSHLDAMLALCETAQCRRSQLLMYFGQEPQTASCGNCDTCLSPPETWDGTVAAQKILSTVVRLDRERRQKFGAGQVIDILMGRRTAKVIQFDHDQLSVFGIGEDLSEAEWRGVVRQLLAQGLIAVEGEYGTLVLTEDSGSVLGRQREVRLRKEAPRPATSRSASRDRKAKSPAADLPEQLLPVFEALRAWRGAQAKENGVPAYVIFHDATLKEIALQHPTSIGQLGTIGGVGEKKLATWGEGVLEVLAGLDGAGSAGPSPTGGAATEAAAPEEHWPEHEPEPEPDDIDW; this is encoded by the coding sequence ATGAGCGAGGTGACGGAGCCCGGCGTGGCGACGGCGATGCGCGGCGGCGCGCTGGAGACGCTGCACCGCGTCTTCGGATATGACGCGTTCCGCGGTGAGCAGGAAGCGATCATCGACCACGTCGTGGACGGCGGGGACGCCGTCGTCCTGATGCCGACCGGCGGCGGAAAGTCCCTGTGCTACCAGATCCCGGCCCTGGTCAGAGCGGGTACGGGAGTCGTGATCTCCCCCCTCATCGCCCTCATGCAGGACCAGGTGGACGCGCTGCGCGCGCTCGGCGTCCGCGCCGGCTTCATGAACTCGACGCAGGACTTCGACGAGCGGCGCACCGTCGAGGCCGAGTTCCTCGCGGGCGAGCTGGACGTCATCTACCTGGCGCCGGAGCGGCTGCGCCTCGACTCCACGCTCGACCTGCTCTCCCGCGGCAGGATCTCCGTCTTCGCGATCGACGAGGCGCACTGTGTGGCGCAGTGGGGGCACGACTTCCGCCCGGACTACCTGGCCCTGTCCGTCCTCGGCCGGCGCTGGCCGGACGTGCCGCGCATCGCGCTCACGGCGACCGCGACGCACGCCACGCACCAGGAGATCACCCAGCGTCTGGGCATGCCGGACGCAAAGCACTTCGTGGCGAGCTTCGACCGGCCCAACATCCAGTACCGGATCGTGCCGAAGGCCGACCCGAAGAAGCAGCTCCTCACCTTCCTCAAGCAGGAGCACGAGGGCGACGCGGGCATCGTGTACTGCCTGTCGCGCAAGTCGGTGGAGGCGACCGCCGAGTTCCTCAGCCGGAACGGCATCGAGGCGGTCCCGTACCACGCGGGTCTCGACGCGGGCACCCGCGCGGCGCACCAGTCCCGCTTCCTGCGCGAGGAGGGCCTGGTCGTCTGCGCGACCATCGCGTTCGGCATGGGTATCGACAAGCCCGACGTCCGGTTCGTCGCACATCTCGATCTCCCGAAGTCCGTCGAGGGCTACTACCAGGAGACGGGCCGCGCCGGACGTGACGGGCTCGCGTCCACGGCCTGGATGGCGTACGGGCTGCAGGACGTCGTCCAGCAGCGGAAGCTGATCAATATGGGGGAGGGGGACGAGGCGTTCCGGCGCCGGGCGGGGTCCCACCTCGACGCGATGCTGGCGCTGTGCGAGACGGCGCAGTGCCGCAGGTCCCAGCTGCTCATGTACTTCGGGCAGGAGCCGCAGACGGCCAGTTGCGGCAACTGCGACACGTGCCTCTCGCCGCCGGAGACCTGGGACGGCACCGTCGCCGCGCAGAAGATCCTTTCCACGGTGGTGCGCCTCGACCGGGAGCGCAGGCAGAAGTTCGGCGCGGGCCAGGTCATCGACATCCTGATGGGCCGGCGCACGGCCAAGGTCATCCAGTTCGACCACGACCAGCTCTCCGTCTTCGGCATCGGCGAGGACCTGAGCGAGGCCGAATGGCGCGGCGTGGTGCGGCAGTTGCTGGCGCAGGGGCTCATCGCGGTCGAGGGTGAGTACGGGACGCTGGTGCTCACCGAGGACAGCGGGAGCGTCCTCGGGCGGCAGCGGGAGGTGCGGCTGCGCAAGGAGGCGCCGCGGCCCGCCACGTCCCGCTCGGCCTCGCGCGACCGCAAGGCGAAGTCGCCCGCGGCGGACCTGCCGGAGCAGCTGCTGCCCGTCTTCGAGGCGCTGCGCGCGTGGCGCGGCGCGCAGGCGAAGGAGAACGGGGTCCCGGCGTACGTCATCTTCCACGACGCGACGCTCAAGGAGATCGCCCTCCAGCACCCCACGTCCATCGGCCAGTTGGGCACGATCGGCGGCGTCGGCGAGAAGAAGCTGGCGACATGGGGCGAGGGTGTCCTCGAGGTCCTGGCGGGCCTGGACGGCGCCGGTTCCGCCGGCCCGTCGCCGACCGGCGGCGCCGCCACGGAGGCGGCGGCGCCGGAGGAGCACTGGCCGGAGCACGAGCCGGAGCCGGAACCCGACGACATCGACTGGTGA
- a CDS encoding HAD family hydrolase, whose product MPAPLRSAPFELIATDLDGTLLRGDDTVSDRTRGALAAAAAAGARHLVVTGRPAPRVRPLLDELGGTGLAVCAQGAQLYDAATDRIVWSLTLDRDLAEQALGKIEAEVGQVDAAVDQDGSDGLTLIEPGYVMPHPTLPAVRVERREELWAEPISKVLLRHPRLSDDELATAARTVVGDLATVTMSGPGTVELQPCGVTKATGLALAAERLGLTPERTVAFGDMPNDLPMFAWAGHGVAMANAHAELKAVADEVTLSNEEDGVAVILERHFARR is encoded by the coding sequence ATGCCCGCTCCGTTGCGCTCCGCCCCGTTCGAACTCATCGCCACAGACCTGGACGGGACGCTGCTGCGCGGCGACGACACGGTCTCCGACCGGACGCGTGGTGCCCTCGCGGCCGCGGCTGCCGCGGGGGCCCGCCATCTTGTGGTGACGGGACGGCCCGCGCCGCGCGTGCGGCCGCTGCTCGACGAGCTCGGCGGCACCGGGCTCGCGGTCTGCGCCCAGGGCGCCCAGCTGTACGACGCGGCGACGGACCGCATCGTGTGGTCCCTGACGCTCGACCGTGACCTCGCCGAACAGGCCCTCGGCAAGATCGAGGCCGAGGTGGGCCAGGTCGACGCGGCGGTCGACCAGGACGGTTCGGACGGCCTGACACTCATCGAGCCCGGCTATGTGATGCCGCATCCCACGCTTCCCGCCGTGCGCGTCGAGCGCCGCGAGGAGCTGTGGGCCGAGCCCATCAGCAAGGTGCTGCTCCGTCATCCCCGGCTGAGCGACGACGAGTTGGCGACGGCGGCGCGGACGGTCGTCGGCGACCTGGCGACGGTCACCATGTCGGGGCCCGGCACCGTGGAGCTCCAGCCGTGCGGCGTCACCAAGGCGACGGGGCTCGCGCTGGCCGCCGAGCGGCTCGGTCTGACACCGGAGCGCACGGTGGCCTTCGGCGACATGCCGAACGACCTGCCGATGTTCGCGTGGGCCGGCCACGGCGTCGCGATGGCCAACGCCCACGCCGAACTCAAGGCGGTGGCCGACGAGGTGACGCTGTCGAACGAGGAGGACGGTGTCGCCGTGATCCTCGAACGCCACTTCGCGCGACGCTAG